The following coding sequences are from one Leucoraja erinacea ecotype New England chromosome 2, Leri_hhj_1, whole genome shotgun sequence window:
- the psmg4 gene encoding LOW QUALITY PROTEIN: proteasome assembly chaperone 4 (The sequence of the model RefSeq protein was modified relative to this genomic sequence to represent the inferred CDS: substituted 1 base at 1 genomic stop codon) gives MAAAAGGMLSVHGFSEQLCGVSVHFHLLTMSGSFLLWVGAAPTPSLSNLAVAMCTRDWXDPTPVSSLILGDASETTPTSIAQRLAKKTGKQVFVSYNLPSSNTSLSLEVENRIKQEMEKNPDKF, from the exons ATGGCTGCAGCGGCGGGCGGCATGCTGTCGGTGCACGGCTTCAGCGAGCAGCTGTGCGGCGTGTCTGTGCATTTCCACCTCCTCACCATGTCGGGCAGCTTCTTGCTGTGGGTGGGCgccgcccccaccccctccctctccaacctgGCCGTCGCCATGTGCACCAGGGACTGGTGA GACCCGACTCCAGTGTCGTCATTAATCCTCGGTGATGCCTCTGAGACAACGCCCACCTCAATCGCTCAAAGACTCG CAAAGAAGACGGGGAAACAAGTGTTTGTGAGTTACAACCTACCCAGCTCcaacacctctctctccctggaAGTGGAAAACAGAATCAAACAGGAAATGGAAAAAAATCCAGATAAATTCTAA